The DNA segment TACTTTTAAAGAAAGAATGTTCAGCTGTTTTAAAACTTCTCCCATGCACTCCAGGTTGACGCCCAGATCTTCTGCGCACGGAATCATTTCCGTCTCTTCCGTTATTGGCGTAAGGACAGAAAGTGCCTGTTCCTTCCAGAGTTTGTTTTCTTCTTCATGCAGGGCCTTGAATATTTTTTCAAGTTTTTCTTTTTCTTCACCGTTCAGGGTCTGCCATGCAGTTGAACTGCCGTAGGAATAAACCGGAATATAAAAACTTTCCGTTTCGCTGGCAGCCGGTTCTTCTATAAGGCATCTGTTTCTCCAGTATTCAGCAAGTTTCTGCTTGCAGTACCAGTCTTTGTCGTTATCTTCAAAGAATCTGCATTCAAAAATAAAGTTGTCTCCTGTAACTTCCTTTTTGAAATTCCACAGTTCTTCTGTTTTTACCCGGTCACAGAGTTTTTCAAGAACGGCAACTGCCTCATCGTGATTCCAGGTAATGTCTTCAATTGCCTTTGTCGGAATGTGAGGCTGGCTTAACCATTTAAGGCGGTCTTCGTCAAAACCTGCTTTTTCAAGTTCTGTTTTTGAAATGTGCGCATATGGAACTGTATGTCCCAGGAAAGCTGTGCTTTCTTTTTGTGAAACTGCCCAGATTCTGAAAAATCCGAGGATGTGATCAATTCTGAAGGCGCTGTAATACTGTGATGCCAGCTTGACCCTCTGCTTCCACCAGGAGAAATCATCTTCCGCAATTTTATCCCAGCTGTAAGTTGGAAAGCCCCAGTTCTGTCCAGTCGGGTTTTCTCCGTCCGGAGGTGAACCGGCCCTGAGTTCCTGATTGAAATATTCCGGGTGAGCCCAGCAGTCTGCAGAATCTTCATTCATCAGAATCGGGATGTCGCCTTTAAGAAGAATGTCTTTTGACTTTACGTAGTCTGCGGCTTCCTTAAACTGTTCGTGAGCTCTCAGCTGACACCATACAAAAAAGTTGTGGCTTATTTTAAGGGCTTTGTTATTCCACCTGAGCTTGATGTGCTTTTCATCCATATGCGCAAGTTCTTCCGGCCAGCTTTTCCAGGAAGACTGCATTGCGTCATCTTTAAGGTTTTTGAATACGGCATAAGCCTGAAGCCACTTGTTTTTGCGGGCAAAACGTTCTGTAAGGAGGAAAAACTGTTCTCCGTAAGAAGAGCCGCCTTTTACGCCTTTAACCTTTCCCTGTATTTTTTTATCAATGTAGTTATATAGAAGATGAAGGAGAGTCGTCTTGCTTTCCAGCAGTTTATCGTAGTCAAATCTTGGGGAATATTTAAACTCCTTCTGAAATCTTTTATATGCTGCGGCAAAAGTTTTGTCGTGTTCAAAAGCTTCCTGAAATTCCGGAAGGGCATTTATTCTTATGTATATAGGGTGAAGGGCATAGGCTGACAGTCCTGAATAAGGAGAGGAATGAGTTCCGGTATCATTTACGGGAAGAAGCTGAATCAGCTTAAGTCCTGCTTTTTCACAGAAGTCTGCAAAGTCCTTGAGGGCAAGAAAATCTCCTGCACCAGGACAGTCTTTTGTATAAAGGGATGCAAGAGTAACGGTTACGCCAGTAATTTTTTTCATAATGTTACAATTATAACATGTTTATACTGAATTGTATATTTTAACTTGAGCAAAAGCTAAACAGGGCAGTTGTATTGACTTTTTTATTTGCCTTGTTAATACTCAAAAATATGAAAACTTATGACATGACTGAAGGTAATCCGTTCAGGCTGATTATTTTTTATTCTCTTCCGATGCTTATCGGACAGGTGTTTCAGCAGCTTTACAGCATGTGTGATACCGTTATTGTCGGCCGTCTTTTAGGGTCCAGTGCCCTGGGTGCTGTCGGTAATACCGGCCCTATGAACTTTCTTGTCCTGGGGTTTCTCTTCGGAATGACCAGCGGTTTTGCCGTAATTACAGCCCAGCGTTTTGGTGCCAAGGATGAAGCCGGATTAAAGAAGTCTGTAGCTCAGAACATTCTCCTTAATGCTGCCAGTGCTGTTGTCATAACGATTCTTGCCTGTGCCTTTACAAAACCTATATTGAGGGCAATTCATACTCCGGAAGGAAGTTTTTTTAACGATTCCTTCAATTATATCTTTATAATTTATGCGGGAATTCCGGCACTTGTTCTGTATAACGGCTGTGCCTGTGTTCTTCGTGCCGTCGGGGATTCAAAAACTCCGCTGTATTTTCTTATTGTTTCTTCTTTCCTGAATATCGTTCTTGACATTGTATTCATCAAGTACTGCGGAATGGGAGTAGGAGGAGCAGCTTTTGCTACTGTAATCTCCCAGGGAATATCAGGAGTTTTAAGCCTTCTGTGGATAATCATAAAGTTTCCGTCTCTTCACGTAAAACTCTCAGACTTTAACGGCGGAAGACAGTTCATGATGCGCCATCTTACCATCGGTTTGAGCATGGGCTTTCAGTTTTCCATAACCGCCATTGGTGTTGTGGTTCTTCAGGGTGCATTGAACCTTTTTGGTGAAGTAAAGATTTCTGCTTATACTGCAGCCCAGAAGGTTGAGCAGCTGGTAACGGTTGCAGCCGGAGTTATAGGTACTACAATGACGACTTATGCCGGTCAGAATCTTGGTGCCGGACGTATAGACAGAATCAGGGAAGGTGTTACAAAATCAACCATAATCAGTGTTAGTTTTGCTGTACTGGCTGCAGTGCTTGCCCTCCTTCTCAGTGACCAGATGACGGCAATATTTATAGACAGGAATGAAGCCGGAATGACTGCAGAAAAATGGGCAGAGATACTTAAGTCTTCTGCTACCTATCTTAAAATCTGCGGTCTGAATTTTCCGGTGTTGTTTGTACTGTTCATTTACAGGAATACCCTTCAGGGGGTAAACAGGGGTTTCTGGCCTCTTATGGGCGGTGTTTTTGAACTTGTGGCAAGAACTGTTGCAGCTTACACCCTTCCGTCCGTACTGGGGTATGCAGGAATCTGTGCAGCAGGACCAATAGCCTGGGCTGCCGCAGCCATACCGCTGGCATTTGCCTGCTACATCCAGCTGTATTCAAAAAAGCATCCGCTGGTGTAAAAAAAAGCTGTCCGTGGGTTAATATTCAGGTATTAACCCGTTGTATAGTCTGAATACATAATATGGAATATTAATTATGAATATAGAAAGTGAAGCAGTTTTAAGGATTCTTTTTTTCAAGATTATACCCAAAAAGAAAGAAACTGTTGCGATGCACATTGGCAGTGCCATTGCATTGAAGTAAAAATACTGTTTTAAATTACCCTGCAGAAGGCTGAGCATAGCATGAGTTACTCCGCAGGTAGGACAGGGAAAATTCAGTATGAATCTGTTCAGACATGTCATAAATAGTACTGTAAAAATGCAGACGGATAGTTTTTGATTTTGAAATGCACCTTGAAAGTTGAATGAATGAAGTTCAATTTCAGGGTGCATTTTACATTCTGACTTAGAGTACCTTCATCAGTTCATTGAAGTTTACTTCTCTTGTTTTCTTTCCAATGAGGAACCAGTCAATGATTGTCATGACTCCACAGAGTCCCATGGTAAGGAGTTTTAAGATTCCTAAGCCGATGTTTCCAATCATAAAACGGTCGATACCAAGACTTCCTAAAAGAACACTGATAATTGTTATCGTTGTTGGGTCTTTCAGTTCTACTGAAGAAATAACCATGAAACGGGAATCGTCTACACTTGCAAGTTTATCTTTGATTAAATAAATCTTGTCGGCAGGCAGTTTTTTTGAGTTTTGAGCAAGGAACATATCAACTTTTGTTGATTCCATAATTCTCTCCTTTTTGTAGATGTAATTTTGAGAAATTAATTTTCTCTTATAGAGAATTATATTTTCACTTATAGAATATGTCAAGTTTCTCTTTTAGAGAATAATATTTATCAATGACTTCAGAAGAATTCAGGTTGATGGTTGCAGGCAACATAAGAAGAATTAGAAAGATAAATAACCTAACTCAAATGGCGTTAGCTGAAAAAGCAGATATATCAGTGGGGTATCTGTGTGATTTGGAGTCAGGGAATAAATGGGGAACTCCAGAAACAATTGTAAAACTTGCTTCTTCGTTAAATGTAGAGCCTGGTCAGTTTTTTGAACGTGATAACCAAAAAACAGATAATGCAAATGATTTACTTATGCTGGGAAATATATTGAAAAAAGGTATTGATGAAACAATAGAAAATTTTGTGGAAAATTACAAAAATATTAATTAGTGTAATCTTTAATATCTGTAAAAAAAAGCTGTCCTGTAGAGGAGTGTATTTAACACTTTTATACGGACAGCATTTTTTTTATCTCATTGCAAGTTTCTTTAATCCGCCGTCTTCAAAGAAGGAAATTACTTCTGATTCAAAGTTTTCTTCAAGGGCTGCCTTGTAATGTTCAATCTGTGAAATATAGTTCAGGGTTATCTGTGGTGTACCATTGCGGCGAACTTTTACAGTTCCGGCATTGTACATTGCAAGACCGGCAATTTCGTTTCCGGCTGTCGTAATGCAGAACTTAAGGTGTGCAAGTCCGTATTTTGCTGATACGGCAGGATCGTAGAATTCTGTTTCCGTAAGTTTCGGAAAACTTGTATTGTTCAGCTGAAAAAGTCCCCTGTCGATAGTTCCGTTGGTGTTTTTGTGATATGCGTTTACATTGTAGGAACTTTCCGTGTGTGCGAGGGCAAAGGCAAGTGAAAGGGGAATGTCATTTGCGTCTGCTTCCTTAAGAACGGCTGATGCAATTTCTGTGCTTCCTGTAATGCGGGCATAGAACCATTCAACGGCTGCCTTGCTTTCTGCCTGACGATAATATTTGAGTCCCTGGTCTTCTTTTTTTGAAGTATCAAGTACTAATTCAGAAATATCGTCCTGATTAAAATCAAAGAAAAAATCTTCCTCGTTTTCTTCTTCTAAAGACAGCTGTAATTCTGTGCTGTTGAGGGATGAGTTGTCCGGAATAAAAATAACGATGGCTGCGCAAAGTACTGTAAAAAAAATGCTAAATGCAGCAGCTCCCCGGATCTTTTCTGATAGAATTTTGTTGTTCGTAAACATAGCGGTGGAAATTTTACATAAATAAGTCATTTAAGCAAGTGAATTTGATTGAAAATATTTTAATTATCCGCAAATATTGCTAATTTTTACAGTTTTGTGCGGGAATTTTCATAAATTTTATTGAAGAATTTAAATAAAGTTTGTAATATTTCTTCTCCATGGCAGGGGTCATATGTTAAAAAAAGTTTGTTTTTTTTCTTTTTTAATTTTAATTTCTTCTATAAATAACAGTTTTTATAATGCCTATGCGGCCGGCGGACTTATGGCTGATACGGATCAGATAAGGACTGTCAGCACAAAATGGTTTGATATAATTTATGCAGAGGAATGTACCAGGTCTGCCCTTGAACTTTCTGAAAAATGTGACTCAATTTATGAAGAACTTTGCCGTGATTATAACGTTCCTGCAAATAAGGGCGGAAAGGAAGGAGAACCTCAGTTCAGGATTCCTGTTGTGGTAACTAACGGCACTGATATTTTTAATGCATATTTTACTACTAATAATTTCAATCACATAGTCCTGTATGATACTGGCAGTGATGATGACATGGCAGTTTTTTCCAATCAGTTTATCGGAACCTTTACCCACGAACTGACCCATGCAGTTTCAATCAACATGCGTTCTTCAGGAGCCAGAAAACTGGCTGATATATTTTCCGACAACATAAACCTGGGTTCTATTTTTGTAATGCCTTCCCTCATTAAAGAAGGGGCTGCCGTTGAATATGAAAGCCGTAACGGAGAAGGAAGGCTTAATGACGGTTTCTATCTTCATACCGTAAGGCAGGCAAAACTCAGCGGAAAGTTTCCTGGATACGGGGATGTAACCGGTGCAAGGTCGAAGTATCCTGCAGGTTCCAGTGCCTATAGTTTCGGAGGTCCTTTTGTAAAATTTCTTAGAGAAAAGTACGGTCCTGAACTTTATAATAAATTCTGGTACAACGCTGTAAATGGCGGCGGCTTTACCTTCAAGTGGTCATTCGGCAAGACTTATCCGGTTTCCCTTAATCAGGCATGGGAAGAATTTAAGGCTTCAGTTTCTGTTCCTGAAATTAAGCAGAATCCTCTTGAGGAAGAAAATATTACGGACTTCTTTTCTCATACGGTAAAGCCTTCTGTAAAAAACAGGCGGGGTTCCCGTTATTCAAATCTCACGGCCTTTAATGACGGATTCATTTATTCAGACGACTCAGGAACAGGAGTTTATCTGTGCAGAAAAACAGAAGCCGGATATTTCCGTCCGAAAAAGCTTTTTGAACATTCAGATTTTAATTCCTTAAAGGTAAGTCTGGACGGACGCTATCTTTCTGTTGCATACACTGCATTAAATCATGTGAATCCCAAGAGCCGCGTCAGTGTTTATGACATTAAGAAAGACCGGTGGATTGACGTAAAGGAGCAGGGTCTCAGGGAAGCCTGTGTTATAAATTCTGAGGGAACTTATTATCTTGCAGCTGTTAAAATTACGGGGCAGACTTCATCTCTGTGCGTGTTCCGGCTTAATGAAAAAAAATCTTCATTTGAAAAGGTAAGTGAAACTGCATTTTCCAGGGGGGACCAGCTGTTTTCTCCTGTACAGGCAGGTGAAGCTTCCGCTGCATTTATTTATAAAAACGGACTTTCGTGGAGCGTACTTTTTGCAGACAGCCTGAACTCTGATACTCCGGATTTTTCTTTTGTACGGATGCCTGAGGATGTAAGAATCAGAACCCTTAACCCGGATCCTTTTTCAGATACCCTTTCTTTTTCTTTTGTCAGAAAAGACAGTTTTCCGCGGGCAGGATTCATTTCTTTTGCAGACAGAAAAAATGCTTCAAAAAAATCCTGCGAACTGTATTTTGAGGATGCAGATGTTTCCGGTGGTGTCTATCAGCCTGTAGTGCAGAGATTCAACGGAAATGCTTCAGAAATAGTTTATGCAGCATTCTTTTATGACAACGGTTCCCTTCTTGTAAAGAAAGGACTTTCCCTTGAAAAGAGCAGTGCGCCGGTACTTTCTTATTCCTCATCAGAGGCTGCTGACTCAGAGGAAGAAATTTCTGATTCCCTTCCATATAAAAAGCTTTACTGGTCGAGGGGAAGTTTTCTTATCCTTTCAAAGCTGAGCATGATGAATTTTACTGACGCCGGTAAAAAGATGAATGACGATGGTGTAGAAGAATCTTCTGTTCCGCTGGGTGTTGTTTTTGAACGTAATAATCCCTGGGATTCTGATTCAGTAACATTTGGTGTCGGCTTTGATGTATTTGATCTTTATGGTGGAATTACTCTCGGTTTTTCAGGTCAGGGAACTACTTCTCTGTATGAATATTCAGATACTGTAAATCTTCTTTTTGATGCAAAGGGATTTACTCAGGTTTCAAATAAATTTTATTTCAGCAGCGGTCTCAGGCTCTGGAATAACAGTTCCATTGTGCTTACTGAATCCAACATGACATTTGTGGGAAGGGGAGAAATTTATTCCCTTCTTGAGGATGCCGGAAATGAAGATTATTCTGTTGATCTTAATAACTATGCATATACAGTAAACGATGCAGGACTTGCCTTTTCTACAATTCACAAAACTGGAAGCGGAATCTATGAATCTTCAGGTTTTGCAATAGGAGCCGGAATAAAAAATGTCGGCATAACAAGAATAGACGGAGAAGATCCTGACTGGATCAGCGGAATGCGCTACAACTCTGTTTATCCATATGCAGAAATTGCTCTTCCGTTTCTTATTCCTGTTTCCTGCGTGAATAATTTTACTTATAATCTCCCTGTCAGGATTTACGGGGCGCTGTTGTCTGCAAGAAAAACTTTTGCCTACATAAATGCAGAAAGTGTTCTTTTTGGATATGAAATACAGCGGGGTTACGGAATGATTCCTGTTTACTTTAACCGCATCCTTCTTACAGGCGGTTATCACGGCCAGTTAAAGAATGAAAACCGGGACTATGAAATCCGTTACTTAAAAGATGATCTGGATCTTGTTGATGACATGGAATACGAGGATGGAGTTTACGCTTCCCTGTTCATTCAGCCGGGTCTTAACACCGGTGCTTTTGCAAACAGTGCTGCTGTTCTTAAACTTGGACTTCAGGGGGAATATCATCTTCATGGAGAAGATAAAGGTAAAGTCAGCCTGTCATTTACCATGAGTACCCTTTTTTAAGTTGCTGTTTTTAATTACAATAGCTGCATCTTATGAAAAAACTTTTATTCAGTATATATTTGTCTTTTTTTGTTTTTACCGGGCTTTCTCATGCTCAGACTTCCCTTCCTCAGGATGTGGATTTCTGGAGCAATTATCCTGATGATGTTCTGGCAGAAACCCTTGTAAGCCGCATGAGTGATGAAGAGCTTCTTGCTCAGATACTTATGTTCGGCTGGGCAGGAGCAGAACCAAGTGATCTTCTTAATTCCTGGGTCATACAGAGAGGTCTCGGCAGCGTTAAAGTTTTTGGATGGAACACTGAAGATATAAGGAAAGTTGCAAAGTCAGTGCGTATTTTGCAGACGGAAGCAGCAGGCAGAAGGTTTAAGATTCCGCTTTTTGTTGCAACAGACCAGGAAGGCGGGTGGATACGTCATGTAAAGGGAGAAACTTCTGACACTCCCGGCAATATGGCAATCGGTGCTTCCGGATATCCGATCGATGCATATTATTCAGGGTATTACATTAATAAAGAAATCAAGGCGCTGGGAATCAACATGAATTTTGCGCCTACCGTAGATATTTATACGGATTTAGGTTCAACAGTAATCGGTCCACGTTCTTTCGGTTCTGATCCTGTGAATGTAGGAATTTTAGGAGAAGCCTTTGCAGCTGGTTCTATAGCAGCCGGCGTAATTCCTACGGCAAAACATTTTCCGGGACACGGAGATACTTCTCAGGACAGTCACGGTAAGCTTCCTCAGATTAATATTGATGAAGAGGTTTTTGAATCCAGGGAACTTGTTCCTTTTAAATACCTTATCAGGGCAGGCATTCCTGCAATCATGAGCGCACATCTTTCTTTTCCGAATATAGAACCGGACGGTACTCCTGCCAGCCTTTCTAAAAAAATGCTTACGGAACTTCTCCGCAATAAGCTGGGCTACAAGGGACTTATCATTACCGACGACATGCAGATGAACGGAGCGACTCTTTTTGCCGGTTCCGCTCACAAGGCCTTTACAATGGCAATAGAGGCCGGTAACGACATTATTATTTCTTCAGAAACTGCAACTTTAGGTTCTCAGATATGGACAAAAAACCTTGCCCTGATGCAGAGCAGCACGGAATTTAAAAACCGTGTCCGGGAAGCAGCCCGTCATGTAATTCTTGCAAAACTTAAGTATTTTAAGAGTCCTGATGCAGCACCCCTTTATCCTGACGAAAAAACCATCTATGAATATATTCCTGATAAGGAAGGGCAGAAGTTTTTCCTTGAGCAGGCCTGCCGTTCAATCAGTGTTTACAGAAAGGGAGAGTTTCCCTACAGGGATAATGGTGAGAGCATTCTGATTGCAGGACCCTTTAATTCTCTTTTTGACGAGGGAAGAAAGCGTTATCCTTCGGCTGATACTTTTCATTTCAGTTATTCCCTGAAGGAAGACGAAAGCAATTATTCCAGCTGGAATGCAGACGGTCTTTACTATACTGCCAGACGCTATGACACGATTATAATTACGGTATATGACAGGCATACGGCAAATATTGCAAAGCGGCTGAGGGATATGGGAAAGCGGGTAATAATCCTCAGCATAATGTCTCCTGTTCATGTGCTGGAAGATTTTGACTGGGCTGATACGATTTTATGCGGGTACAGCTACTCAAACTACTCTTATGCGGCTTTGTTCGGTGCCCTTGCCGGTGAATTTGAACCTCAGGGAAAGATTCCTCTGGACGGGGATTTTTAAGCGGACTGTTTTTAAATCATCACCAGTATTCTTTTTTTTGATAAATCACTATACTCAGAAACATGTCGTTTTATGATTCATTTGATGTAATTGTTGCCGGCGGAGGTCATGC comes from the Treponema rectale genome and includes:
- a CDS encoding TM2 domain-containing protein gives rise to the protein MESTKVDMFLAQNSKKLPADKIYLIKDKLASVDDSRFMVISSVELKDPTTITIISVLLGSLGIDRFMIGNIGLGILKLLTMGLCGVMTIIDWFLIGKKTREVNFNELMKVL
- a CDS encoding transglycosylase SLT domain-containing protein, with product MFTNNKILSEKIRGAAAFSIFFTVLCAAIVIFIPDNSSLNSTELQLSLEEENEEDFFFDFNQDDISELVLDTSKKEDQGLKYYRQAESKAAVEWFYARITGSTEIASAVLKEADANDIPLSLAFALAHTESSYNVNAYHKNTNGTIDRGLFQLNNTSFPKLTETEFYDPAVSAKYGLAHLKFCITTAGNEIAGLAMYNAGTVKVRRNGTPQITLNYISQIEHYKAALEENFESEVISFFEDGGLKKLAMR
- a CDS encoding 4-alpha-glucanotransferase — its product is MKKITGVTVTLASLYTKDCPGAGDFLALKDFADFCEKAGLKLIQLLPVNDTGTHSSPYSGLSAYALHPIYIRINALPEFQEAFEHDKTFAAAYKRFQKEFKYSPRFDYDKLLESKTTLLHLLYNYIDKKIQGKVKGVKGGSSYGEQFFLLTERFARKNKWLQAYAVFKNLKDDAMQSSWKSWPEELAHMDEKHIKLRWNNKALKISHNFFVWCQLRAHEQFKEAADYVKSKDILLKGDIPILMNEDSADCWAHPEYFNQELRAGSPPDGENPTGQNWGFPTYSWDKIAEDDFSWWKQRVKLASQYYSAFRIDHILGFFRIWAVSQKESTAFLGHTVPYAHISKTELEKAGFDEDRLKWLSQPHIPTKAIEDITWNHDEAVAVLEKLCDRVKTEELWNFKKEVTGDNFIFECRFFEDNDKDWYCKQKLAEYWRNRCLIEEPAASETESFYIPVYSYGSSTAWQTLNGEEKEKLEKIFKALHEEENKLWKEQALSVLTPITEETEMIPCAEDLGVNLECMGEVLKQLNILSLKVIRWNREWQKDGQPYIPFKDYPELSVATTSVHDSSTLRQWWNEEKASVEAFMKMCGPDSEAKSETSEEEKISVQNKFTSKEAAYVLEKCAGCSSAWFINPLQDYLFMDDSLYLEDENAERINVPGSVNSFNWTYRIPVSVEQLSENKELVEKIKKLCEIHSR
- a CDS encoding helix-turn-helix domain-containing protein translates to MTSEEFRLMVAGNIRRIRKINNLTQMALAEKADISVGYLCDLESGNKWGTPETIVKLASSLNVEPGQFFERDNQKTDNANDLLMLGNILKKGIDETIENFVENYKNIN
- a CDS encoding glycoside hydrolase family 3 protein — its product is MKKLLFSIYLSFFVFTGLSHAQTSLPQDVDFWSNYPDDVLAETLVSRMSDEELLAQILMFGWAGAEPSDLLNSWVIQRGLGSVKVFGWNTEDIRKVAKSVRILQTEAAGRRFKIPLFVATDQEGGWIRHVKGETSDTPGNMAIGASGYPIDAYYSGYYINKEIKALGINMNFAPTVDIYTDLGSTVIGPRSFGSDPVNVGILGEAFAAGSIAAGVIPTAKHFPGHGDTSQDSHGKLPQINIDEEVFESRELVPFKYLIRAGIPAIMSAHLSFPNIEPDGTPASLSKKMLTELLRNKLGYKGLIITDDMQMNGATLFAGSAHKAFTMAIEAGNDIIISSETATLGSQIWTKNLALMQSSTEFKNRVREAARHVILAKLKYFKSPDAAPLYPDEKTIYEYIPDKEGQKFFLEQACRSISVYRKGEFPYRDNGESILIAGPFNSLFDEGRKRYPSADTFHFSYSLKEDESNYSSWNADGLYYTARRYDTIIITVYDRHTANIAKRLRDMGKRVIILSIMSPVHVLEDFDWADTILCGYSYSNYSYAALFGALAGEFEPQGKIPLDGDF
- a CDS encoding MATE family efflux transporter; protein product: MKTYDMTEGNPFRLIIFYSLPMLIGQVFQQLYSMCDTVIVGRLLGSSALGAVGNTGPMNFLVLGFLFGMTSGFAVITAQRFGAKDEAGLKKSVAQNILLNAASAVVITILACAFTKPILRAIHTPEGSFFNDSFNYIFIIYAGIPALVLYNGCACVLRAVGDSKTPLYFLIVSSFLNIVLDIVFIKYCGMGVGGAAFATVISQGISGVLSLLWIIIKFPSLHVKLSDFNGGRQFMMRHLTIGLSMGFQFSITAIGVVVLQGALNLFGEVKISAYTAAQKVEQLVTVAAGVIGTTMTTYAGQNLGAGRIDRIREGVTKSTIISVSFAVLAAVLALLLSDQMTAIFIDRNEAGMTAEKWAEILKSSATYLKICGLNFPVLFVLFIYRNTLQGVNRGFWPLMGGVFELVARTVAAYTLPSVLGYAGICAAGPIAWAAAAIPLAFACYIQLYSKKHPLV